Within Sphingomonas morindae, the genomic segment CGGTGGCGACGGCGCCGCCCGCCTTCATCACCGCGGGCTCGCTCGACGCCTGCTGCGCCGCGCCCTCGGTGCAGCTCTACGAGCAGCTGCGCACCGCCCATGTCCCCGCCGAACTCCATATGTATGCGGGCGCGGATCACGCCTTCAACCTCGACGAGACGGATCGCATCGCGGTCCTCCACTGGCCCGACCGGCTGGCCGACTGGCTCGCCGACCAGGGCCTGCTCAACCCCGCACCGCCCGGCGCGACACCCGGGCAGCCTGTGGCAAGTCATTGATCTGAGAGGAACATCTAGTCGGGCTCAGGGCTTTGAGCGGGGCGGGCCCGATGGGCGGCCCGCCCCAGCCCGAAAGGATGTTCCATGGCGTTTCTGGACAAGATCATCGGCGCCGCGACGCCGCCCGAAAGCGACGAGCATCGGCTGCGGGTGCGCGCCGAGACGCGGGTCGAGACGGTGCCGGGCGACTGGCTGTCGCTCATCCTCGATCATCACGATGCGATCGAGCAGGCGTTCGAGGCGGTGCGGATCGCCGACGATGCCCACACCCGCCGCGCCGCGCAGCGCCGCCTCGCGGTGCTGCTCACCGGCCACAGCATCGCCGAGGAGGCCGTGCTCTACCCGGAAATGGCCGATAGCGGGCACAAATCCCATGCCGGCGTCGCCTATGAGGAACAGTCCATGGCCAAGGTCCAGCTCGCGCTGCTCGACAAGATCGAGCCGATGAGCCAGGATTATCTCGACAAGCTGGAGCATCTGCGCGGCGCGGTGACGCACCATATGTTCCAGGAGGAGAGCAACTGGTTCCTCGATCTCAAGGCGCAGGTGCCGGCCGAGCGCCAGGCGCTGCTCGCCGCGCGGTATCGCGAGGAAGTGGAGCGCTATATCGGCTCCGAGCACGTCTGAGGCGCGGCGCGGCGCGCGGCGGCGACGTGGCCGCCGCGCCTGCCATCCGGCTCAGCCGTCCTGGATCGCCGACAGCTTCCAGACATCGCCCGCGCGGCGGACAAAGGTCCACAGCTCGGTCGTCTCGGTTGGCGTCTGCAC encodes:
- a CDS encoding hemerythrin domain-containing protein; the protein is MAFLDKIIGAATPPESDEHRLRVRAETRVETVPGDWLSLILDHHDAIEQAFEAVRIADDAHTRRAAQRRLAVLLTGHSIAEEAVLYPEMADSGHKSHAGVAYEEQSMAKVQLALLDKIEPMSQDYLDKLEHLRGAVTHHMFQEESNWFLDLKAQVPAERQALLAARYREEVERYIGSEHV